The following proteins come from a genomic window of Paenibacillus sp. CAA11:
- the purT gene encoding formate-dependent phosphoribosylglycinamide formyltransferase, whose protein sequence is MWGAPFSEKPKKMLLLGSGELGKEVIIEAQRLGVKTIAVDRYAHAPAMQVAHEHHVMDMLDGEALKRLIRSERPDVIVPEIEAIATEALLELEVEGFHVVPTAMAARLTMDREGIRRLAAEELGLPTAAYRFANSFEELEAAVKELGAPCIVKPLMSSSGKGQSVCRTVEDARASWTAAVEGARAKTTRVIVESFVPFESEITLLTVRSVSGTVFCPPIGHIQKDGDYVESWQPHLMSEAQLHEAEEIARKVTDALGGYGLFGVELFVTAQGIVFSEVSPRPHDTGMVTMVTQDLSEFALHVRAILGFPVNEVHLLTPGASATLKADREGETFMISGLAEALEIPRTQVRVFGKPVCKPGRRMAVALSASENVETARLHAKKAASIIKVEWPE, encoded by the coding sequence ATGTGGGGTGCTCCTTTTAGCGAAAAACCCAAAAAAATGCTGCTTCTTGGGAGCGGTGAATTGGGCAAGGAAGTAATTATTGAGGCTCAACGTCTAGGTGTGAAGACGATTGCTGTAGATCGATACGCCCATGCGCCCGCTATGCAGGTTGCCCATGAGCATCATGTGATGGACATGCTGGATGGTGAAGCGCTGAAGCGGTTGATCCGCAGCGAACGACCGGATGTGATCGTTCCGGAGATTGAAGCTATTGCGACTGAAGCGCTGCTTGAACTTGAAGTTGAAGGCTTTCACGTAGTTCCGACAGCTATGGCTGCCCGTTTGACCATGGATAGGGAAGGCATCCGTAGGCTGGCTGCAGAAGAACTGGGTCTTCCGACAGCGGCTTACCGTTTTGCGAACAGCTTTGAAGAACTGGAGGCTGCTGTGAAGGAACTTGGCGCACCTTGCATAGTGAAGCCGTTGATGAGTTCCTCGGGCAAGGGACAGTCGGTATGCCGCACCGTCGAAGATGCGAGAGCAAGCTGGACTGCAGCCGTAGAAGGAGCAAGAGCTAAAACGACTCGGGTAATTGTCGAGTCATTTGTTCCTTTTGAGAGTGAAATAACGCTGCTTACCGTTCGCTCTGTGTCCGGCACCGTATTTTGTCCACCGATCGGTCATATCCAGAAGGATGGGGATTATGTAGAATCCTGGCAGCCTCATCTAATGAGTGAAGCGCAGCTTCACGAAGCGGAGGAGATTGCCAGAAAGGTGACGGATGCGCTTGGCGGTTACGGATTATTCGGCGTAGAACTGTTCGTGACAGCTCAAGGTATTGTATTCAGTGAAGTGTCTCCTCGCCCGCATGATACGGGAATGGTGACGATGGTGACACAAGATTTATCTGAATTTGCTTTGCATGTCCGTGCTATCCTTGGATTTCCTGTAAATGAAGTACACTTGCTTACACCTGGAGCCTCGGCCACCTTGAAGGCAGATCGTGAAGGTGAGACCTTCATGATTTCCGGTCTGGCTGAAGCTCTGGAGATTCCCCGTACACAGGTTCGCGTCTTTGGCAAACCGGTTTGTAAGCCAGGACGCCGGATGGCTGTTGCACTCAGTGCATCTGAGAATGTGGAGACCGCCCGCCTCCACGCCAAAAAAGCGGCAAGTATAATAAAGGTGGAGTGGCCAGAATGA
- a CDS encoding ABC transporter ATP-binding protein, producing MEVLRQLRGFYRERRHYLILSILCLAAATALGLITPNLLRSLIDDAILPRHFEDVPRLALMVLVVVIVKAFLQFAHGFFGGRLGNYLAYRLRNACYEKLQFLSFRYYDTAKTGDLMSRLTGDLEAIRNFIGFGFAQLLNVFFMVVFGAAVMFSINWQLTLATLITMPFLAVIALRFESRIHPAFQEMRLALSSLTTAVQENVTGVRTVKAFARENYEVEKFSQRNERYKNNQLFASELWSRFFPVMEFLASISVALLLGVGGTLVIKGHMSLGELVAFFSLVWYIIGPMWSLGFHINNYTQSKASGERVLEVLNQPIDVQDEPGAIELVPEHVQGHVKFDHVTFAYGNKMPAVVDIDFEVKPGAVIGFLGGTGSGKSTIIQLLMRAYDVNKGLITLDGQDIRKIGVQSLRSQIASVFQETFLFSSSIRNNIAYGMNNVTLEEIIRAAQLAKAHDFIMEMPDGYDTIVGERGMGLSGGQKQRIAIARALLKNPRILVLDDATSAVDMETEHEIQAGFQEVMKGRTTFIIAHRISSLRHADEILVLDQGRIAQRGKHHELIAVPGPYQDVYRIQYADYLSRTSGTGEE from the coding sequence ATGGAAGTTCTCAGGCAACTGCGGGGGTTTTATCGGGAGAGGAGACATTATTTGATTCTTTCGATATTGTGCCTTGCCGCCGCAACCGCACTCGGTCTGATCACCCCGAACTTATTAAGAAGTCTGATCGATGACGCTATTCTTCCAAGGCACTTCGAAGATGTGCCGAGACTAGCATTAATGGTTCTTGTGGTCGTTATTGTGAAAGCGTTTTTGCAGTTTGCACATGGTTTCTTTGGCGGCCGGCTGGGCAATTATCTGGCTTATCGTCTTCGCAATGCATGTTATGAAAAACTGCAGTTTCTGTCGTTTCGTTATTATGATACCGCGAAGACAGGGGATCTGATGTCCCGTCTGACCGGTGATCTGGAAGCCATTCGTAACTTCATTGGCTTTGGCTTCGCGCAGCTGCTGAATGTATTTTTTATGGTTGTTTTCGGTGCGGCTGTGATGTTCTCGATCAATTGGCAGTTAACCCTTGCAACGTTGATTACAATGCCATTCCTGGCTGTTATAGCGCTGCGCTTTGAATCCCGTATTCATCCTGCGTTTCAGGAGATGCGGCTTGCACTTAGCTCACTTACGACAGCGGTTCAAGAGAATGTGACGGGCGTTCGTACCGTTAAAGCCTTTGCACGAGAGAATTATGAAGTCGAAAAGTTCTCTCAGCGAAATGAGCGCTACAAAAATAATCAGCTGTTCGCTTCCGAGCTCTGGAGCCGCTTTTTTCCGGTCATGGAGTTTTTGGCTTCGATCAGTGTAGCTCTATTGCTGGGTGTAGGGGGAACCCTGGTCATTAAGGGCCACATGTCGCTGGGCGAACTCGTTGCCTTCTTCAGCTTGGTCTGGTACATAATTGGCCCGATGTGGAGCCTTGGCTTCCATATTAACAATTATACGCAATCCAAAGCCTCGGGTGAACGTGTGCTTGAGGTGCTTAATCAGCCGATTGATGTTCAAGATGAGCCGGGCGCGATTGAGTTAGTGCCGGAGCATGTTCAAGGACATGTGAAATTTGATCATGTAACCTTTGCATATGGCAATAAAATGCCTGCAGTTGTAGACATTGATTTCGAAGTCAAGCCAGGGGCAGTAATTGGTTTCCTTGGCGGAACAGGCTCAGGAAAATCGACAATTATCCAGCTGTTAATGCGGGCCTATGATGTGAATAAAGGGTTAATCACGCTGGATGGTCAGGATATCCGCAAGATTGGGGTGCAAAGCCTGCGAAGCCAAATTGCATCGGTATTCCAGGAGACCTTCCTGTTCTCATCCTCAATTCGCAATAATATTGCTTACGGCATGAATAATGTCACTTTGGAGGAGATCATTCGGGCCGCTCAGCTGGCAAAAGCACATGACTTTATTATGGAGATGCCTGACGGCTATGATACGATCGTCGGCGAACGGGGCATGGGGCTTTCGGGAGGACAGAAGCAGCGGATTGCCATTGCGAGAGCGCTCCTGAAGAATCCACGAATTCTAGTTCTGGACGATGCAACCAGTGCTGTGGACATGGAGACTGAGCATGAGATCCAAGCAGGATTCCAGGAAGTGATGAAGGGGCGGACGACGTTCATCATTGCACACCGCATCTCATCACTGCGACATGCCGATGAAATTCTGGTGCTGGATCAAGGGCGGATTGCCCAGCGCGGCAAGCATCACGAGCTCATTGCGGTTCCAGGTCCTTATCAGGATGTATACCGCATTCAATATGCCGATTATTTGTCCCGCACATCAGGGACAGGAGAGGAGTGA
- a CDS encoding GNAT family N-acetyltransferase: MSNEVCAPMLVIRECCTEDARAMTSLMRQLNYPTTLNVMKEQLAMLENDSQHSTLVAEVDGAIVGTIALEVVRTQDMAKPIAKITSLVIDEKHRKQGLGKRLVNEVESRVRRLGSSHLLVGCKADGPSVKATAFYERLGFECNGYRLSKTL; the protein is encoded by the coding sequence ATGAGTAATGAGGTTTGTGCACCAATGCTTGTGATCCGTGAATGCTGCACGGAAGATGCGAGAGCAATGACGTCACTTATGCGTCAATTAAATTATCCGACAACGCTAAACGTCATGAAGGAGCAGCTGGCCATGCTTGAGAATGATAGTCAGCATTCTACGCTGGTCGCCGAAGTAGATGGAGCTATTGTGGGTACTATTGCCTTAGAAGTGGTACGGACTCAAGATATGGCAAAGCCGATCGCTAAGATCACTTCTTTGGTCATTGATGAGAAACATCGAAAGCAGGGCCTTGGCAAGAGGCTGGTTAACGAAGTTGAGAGCCGGGTAAGAAGATTAGGCTCCTCTCATCTGCTAGTTGGCTGCAAGGCTGATGGACCTTCTGTAAAGGCAACAGCTTTCTATGAGCGTTTGGGCTTTGAGTGCAACGGATATCGTTTGAGCAAAACCTTATAA
- the parE gene encoding DNA topoisomerase IV subunit B, which yields MVDQIDLFADGSGNNTGTAGYDADDIQVLEGLVAVRKRPGMYIGSTSSSGLHHLVWEIVDNAVDEHLAKYCTKIDIVLHKDGSVTVFDNGRGIPTGMHKTGVPTPQVVYTILHAGGKFGGGGYKKSGGLHGVGASVTNALSEWLEVEIYREGKIHKMRFEYWVDKKGTEHVGEPVTGLEVLGNTNRTGTKVTFKPDIRVFQGGISLNYDTLAERLQEIAFLNSGLKVTLKDERSDRFDEFFYEGGASQFVEFLNEGKDVLHDVIHFSAERDDIEVEIAMQYNVGYTETLVSFVNSIPTRGGGTHETGFKTAYTRAMNDYARKVNMLKEKDKNLEGGDLREGMMAVISVKMSEVEFVGQTKDQLGSASARSAVDAVVSEKLQVFLEENPQVAQVLIKKAVQASKAREAARKARDDMRSGRKRSESSNLGGKLTPAQSKDFTRTELFIVEGDSAGGSAKQGRDSKIQAILPLKGKPMNPEKAKLADIMKNDEYRAIIAAIGAGIGTEFSVEDSNFSKIIIMTDADTDGAHIQVLLLTFFYRYMKPLIDSGRVYIAQPPLYKLTRRSGKLETVRYAWTDDQLQNYLKEFGKNFELQRYKGLGEMNPEQLWETTMNPDTRTLLQVQIEDAAKAERRVSTLMGDKVDPRKRWIVENVDFTEFEE from the coding sequence ATGGTCGATCAAATCGATTTGTTCGCGGATGGCTCCGGGAATAACACGGGCACCGCTGGATACGACGCGGACGACATTCAGGTGCTCGAAGGGCTTGTCGCGGTCCGCAAAAGACCAGGTATGTATATCGGCAGCACGAGCTCGTCGGGATTACATCATCTGGTTTGGGAAATCGTGGATAACGCAGTGGACGAGCATCTTGCCAAATATTGTACGAAGATTGACATTGTCTTGCACAAGGACGGTTCGGTTACGGTATTTGATAACGGTCGGGGAATTCCGACAGGAATGCATAAGACGGGTGTTCCAACACCTCAGGTCGTATATACGATCCTGCATGCTGGCGGAAAGTTCGGCGGTGGAGGTTATAAGAAATCCGGAGGTCTTCACGGTGTAGGCGCTTCAGTGACGAATGCCCTCTCTGAATGGCTGGAAGTAGAGATTTACCGGGAAGGCAAAATCCATAAGATGCGCTTTGAATATTGGGTCGATAAGAAGGGGACAGAGCATGTAGGTGAGCCCGTGACCGGTCTTGAAGTGCTGGGAAATACGAATCGTACGGGTACCAAGGTCACTTTTAAGCCAGACATTCGGGTATTTCAAGGTGGAATATCACTGAATTACGATACACTCGCGGAACGTTTACAGGAGATTGCTTTTCTGAATTCGGGCCTGAAAGTGACCCTGAAGGATGAGCGCTCCGACCGTTTCGACGAGTTTTTTTACGAGGGCGGTGCGAGCCAGTTCGTCGAGTTCCTCAATGAAGGCAAGGATGTGCTTCACGATGTCATACACTTTAGCGCCGAACGTGACGATATTGAAGTAGAGATTGCCATGCAGTACAACGTGGGTTACACTGAGACACTGGTGTCCTTCGTGAACTCCATTCCGACCCGCGGAGGCGGAACCCATGAGACAGGATTTAAGACAGCCTACACCCGGGCAATGAACGATTACGCCCGGAAGGTAAATATGCTCAAAGAAAAGGATAAGAACCTTGAAGGCGGAGATTTACGTGAAGGCATGATGGCGGTCATCAGTGTGAAGATGTCTGAAGTGGAATTCGTTGGACAGACGAAGGATCAGCTCGGGAGCGCTTCCGCACGGAGTGCTGTGGATGCCGTTGTATCGGAGAAGCTTCAGGTGTTCCTGGAGGAGAATCCACAGGTAGCACAGGTACTGATTAAGAAGGCGGTTCAGGCCTCCAAAGCACGCGAGGCGGCCCGCAAGGCGCGGGATGATATGCGTAGCGGCAGGAAGCGTAGCGAGAGCTCGAACCTGGGCGGCAAGCTGACCCCGGCTCAATCGAAGGACTTCACCAGAACCGAGCTGTTCATTGTCGAAGGGGACTCCGCTGGAGGTTCTGCCAAGCAGGGAAGGGACTCCAAGATTCAAGCGATCTTGCCGCTGAAGGGGAAGCCGATGAACCCGGAGAAGGCGAAGCTTGCTGACATTATGAAGAACGATGAATATCGTGCTATTATTGCAGCGATTGGCGCTGGTATAGGGACGGAATTTTCCGTTGAGGACAGCAATTTTTCCAAAATCATCATTATGACGGATGCGGATACGGATGGCGCTCACATACAGGTGCTGCTCCTTACCTTCTTCTACCGGTATATGAAGCCTCTAATTGATAGCGGCCGCGTGTATATTGCACAACCGCCGCTTTACAAGCTGACAAGACGTTCAGGGAAGTTGGAGACAGTGCGATATGCCTGGACCGATGACCAGCTGCAGAACTACTTGAAGGAATTCGGAAAGAATTTTGAACTTCAGCGTTACAAGGGCTTGGGTGAGATGAATCCTGAGCAATTGTGGGAGACCACGATGAACCCAGATACACGCACACTGCTTCAGGTTCAGATTGAGGATGCGGCTAAGGCGGAACGCCGTGTATCGACGCTCATGGGAGACAAGGTAGATCCGCGGAAGCGCTGGATTGTCGAGAATGTTGATTTTACAGAGTTTGAAGAATAG
- a CDS encoding ABC transporter ATP-binding protein, producing the protein MSTEAHLNTSPDPKKAQPAGSTNDRFVYKDDDVIDKAFDWKQFVRLFSYMKPYAKQMLPLVIIMMVLGTITKLTVPYLTSLAIDKAIAPKVGSTSLQLLYMIAASVIFLYFVQWIAGIYRIKYTNIIGQRVIYDLRSDLFRHIQKLSFNFFDKRPAGSVLVRVTNDINSLQDLFTNGVVNLMIDCVQLCGIVVILLLINWKLGLAVIVTVPIMFFISTKLRQKIRIAWQDVRMKNSRINSHLNESIQGIRVTQAYTQEQENMQFFDGMNMTSKKSWDKASAMNQAFGPLIEITGGFGTLILFWLGAYLIQSGELTVGLLVAFSNYVGNFWDPINRLGQMYNQLLVAMASSERIFEYLDEEPAVKDKPGAQPIPKIRGEIKFNKVIFEYEKGRAALKGIDLDVQAGQSIALVGHTGSGKSTIINLISRFYDITDGQITIDGHDIRDVTLQSLRGQIGIVLQDTFIFSGTIRDNIRFGRLDATDEEVEAAARAVDAHDFISKLPAGYDTEVEERGSALSMGQRQLLSFARALLANPRILILDEATASIDTETELKIQEALKVLLQGRTSFIVAHRLSTIRHADKIVVLDHGEIKEEGTHAELVKQGGIYNGLIEAQFRFL; encoded by the coding sequence ATGAGTACAGAAGCCCATTTGAATACATCTCCTGACCCGAAGAAAGCCCAGCCCGCCGGCTCCACGAACGACCGGTTTGTATATAAGGACGATGATGTGATTGATAAGGCGTTCGACTGGAAGCAGTTCGTGAGACTGTTTTCCTACATGAAGCCTTATGCCAAGCAGATGCTTCCACTGGTCATTATTATGATGGTGCTGGGGACCATAACGAAGCTGACCGTTCCTTATTTGACAAGTTTGGCAATTGACAAGGCCATTGCTCCAAAGGTCGGAAGCACTAGTTTACAGCTGCTCTATATGATTGCAGCAAGTGTTATCTTTCTGTACTTTGTTCAGTGGATCGCCGGTATATACCGGATTAAATATACGAATATCATTGGACAGCGGGTCATTTATGATCTGCGCTCTGACTTGTTCAGGCATATTCAGAAATTATCCTTTAATTTCTTTGACAAACGCCCAGCAGGCTCTGTATTGGTTCGGGTAACGAACGATATCAATTCCCTTCAGGATTTGTTTACGAACGGCGTTGTAAACCTGATGATCGACTGTGTCCAGCTCTGCGGGATTGTTGTAATCCTGCTTCTGATTAACTGGAAGCTGGGGCTGGCTGTCATTGTGACCGTTCCTATTATGTTCTTCATCTCTACCAAGCTGCGCCAGAAAATCCGTATCGCCTGGCAGGATGTACGCATGAAGAATTCGCGAATCAATTCCCACTTGAATGAATCTATCCAGGGCATACGCGTTACCCAGGCCTATACCCAGGAACAGGAGAACATGCAGTTCTTTGACGGAATGAACATGACGAGCAAGAAGTCTTGGGATAAGGCTTCTGCAATGAACCAGGCATTTGGCCCGTTGATTGAAATTACAGGCGGCTTCGGGACCTTGATTCTGTTCTGGCTCGGTGCCTACCTGATTCAGTCTGGCGAACTTACAGTTGGCTTGCTGGTTGCTTTCAGCAACTACGTCGGGAACTTCTGGGACCCGATTAACCGCCTTGGTCAAATGTATAACCAGCTGCTTGTTGCCATGGCTTCTTCCGAACGGATCTTTGAATACTTGGATGAGGAACCGGCGGTTAAGGATAAACCGGGTGCTCAGCCTATTCCGAAGATTCGCGGGGAGATCAAATTCAATAAGGTGATCTTCGAATATGAGAAAGGGCGGGCCGCCCTCAAGGGGATTGATCTTGATGTGCAGGCTGGGCAGTCCATCGCATTGGTTGGCCATACGGGATCAGGGAAGAGTACTATTATTAATCTGATTAGCCGGTTCTACGACATCACAGATGGACAAATCACAATAGATGGCCATGATATTCGCGATGTGACTCTACAAAGCTTGCGCGGACAGATTGGTATAGTACTTCAGGATACATTTATTTTCTCAGGCACCATTCGCGACAACATCCGGTTTGGTCGATTGGATGCCACAGACGAAGAGGTAGAAGCTGCAGCGCGGGCAGTGGATGCTCACGACTTTATATCCAAGCTTCCGGCCGGCTATGATACCGAGGTCGAAGAACGCGGCAGTGCACTGTCCATGGGACAGCGACAGCTCCTCTCCTTCGCGAGAGCGCTGCTGGCCAATCCGAGAATTCTCATTCTGGATGAGGCTACGGCAAGCATTGATACTGAAACAGAGCTGAAGATTCAGGAGGCTCTGAAGGTTCTGCTTCAGGGAAGAACCTCCTTCATCGTTGCACACCGACTCTCCACGATTAGACACGCAGATAAAATTGTAGTGCTGGATCATGGTGAAATTAAAGAGGAAGGTACCCATGCTGAGTTGGTTAAGCAAGGGGGAATTTATAACGGTTTGATTGAAGCACAGTTTCGATTTTTGTAA
- a CDS encoding ABC transporter ATP-binding protein codes for MVANDSSDSSRRDIVLDVMHLKKKIKRKWIIQDVTFDVRAGEIFGFLGPNGAGKTTTIRMLVDLIKPTEGSVKVCGYDVNRDPEQALAYVGSIVENPEVYPYLTGWENLEHFARMQPGIDQERIQEVVDTVRLEQRIHDKVRTYSLGMRQRLGIAQALLGRPKLLILDEPTNGLDPKGIKEMREFIRRLAAEGMAVFVSSHLLSEIQLLCDRVAIISRGRVLAVGNVDELIQGSSNYVVWNFNIAQKGSEIMKEAGIELIEDPESILDDAIIAGMGKNAVVAIMEEDQIAKMLPRLVEAGVEVLSVHKINPTLEQLFLEMTEGEAIE; via the coding sequence ATGGTCGCAAATGACTCATCTGACAGCAGCCGGCGCGATATCGTTCTGGATGTAATGCATTTAAAGAAGAAGATCAAACGCAAATGGATCATTCAGGATGTTACTTTTGACGTGAGGGCAGGTGAAATTTTTGGCTTCCTGGGGCCGAACGGTGCAGGCAAAACAACAACCATCCGTATGCTGGTTGATTTGATCAAGCCCACCGAGGGCTCTGTTAAGGTTTGCGGCTATGACGTCAATCGTGATCCTGAACAAGCATTAGCCTATGTGGGCTCCATCGTAGAGAATCCGGAGGTTTATCCCTATTTAACCGGCTGGGAGAACCTGGAGCACTTTGCAAGAATGCAGCCTGGAATTGACCAGGAGCGGATTCAGGAGGTTGTGGACACGGTTCGACTGGAACAGCGGATTCATGATAAGGTTCGCACATATTCTCTGGGGATGCGTCAGCGTCTCGGCATTGCCCAAGCACTGCTGGGCAGACCTAAGCTGCTGATTTTGGATGAGCCGACCAATGGTCTTGATCCTAAGGGAATTAAGGAGATGAGAGAGTTTATCCGCAGGCTGGCAGCGGAGGGGATGGCGGTCTTCGTATCAAGCCATTTGCTAAGCGAAATTCAGCTGCTCTGTGACCGGGTAGCGATTATTAGCCGAGGGCGCGTGCTTGCCGTAGGCAATGTGGATGAGCTGATCCAAGGAAGCTCTAATTATGTGGTTTGGAATTTCAATATAGCCCAGAAGGGTTCGGAGATTATGAAGGAGGCAGGCATTGAACTTATTGAAGATCCGGAGTCTATTCTAGATGATGCGATCATTGCTGGCATGGGAAAGAATGCTGTGGTGGCCATTATGGAGGAAGATCAGATTGCGAAGATGCTTCCCCGTCTGGTTGAAGCAGGTGTCGAAGTTCTGTCTGTGCATAAAATCAATCCTACACTGGAACAGCTGTTCTTGGAAATGACGGAGGGTGAAGCGATTGAGTAG
- a CDS encoding GDSL-type esterase/lipase family protein, with product MRSTAWIWRIASVASIVTTILLLCGFIYAVRDIMNPSAEHSVGTNTAAEPKATSPGLPPGQTGVVVIGDSLAKGTGDDEGKGFARRTVDLLQAENKAHTVKLLGNLGINGLTTQRLVPMLEETGVQHMLKEANVILLSIGGNDLFAGAQAMQTGDLPTEQELEASVVEASKRLKTIVGRIHSINPDARLVYIGLYNPFSDLKDMREIGNQAVARWNRVALDIVNGVAGANVTPTYDLFVNNLSVYISGDHFHPNGDGYQQIAERIVQGLD from the coding sequence ATGCGGTCAACGGCATGGATATGGCGGATAGCAAGTGTGGCATCAATTGTAACTACCATCCTGCTGCTTTGTGGTTTTATTTATGCAGTGAGGGACATTATGAATCCTTCCGCAGAGCATTCTGTGGGAACAAATACAGCAGCGGAACCAAAGGCAACAAGTCCGGGACTTCCACCGGGTCAGACGGGTGTCGTTGTGATCGGAGATTCTTTGGCAAAAGGTACAGGTGATGATGAAGGCAAGGGGTTTGCCCGCCGGACAGTGGATCTGCTTCAGGCTGAGAATAAGGCGCATACCGTCAAATTGCTGGGCAATCTGGGCATCAACGGCCTAACGACCCAGCGGCTGGTGCCTATGCTGGAGGAGACAGGGGTTCAGCATATGCTCAAGGAAGCTAACGTCATTCTCCTGTCTATCGGCGGCAATGATCTGTTTGCAGGGGCGCAAGCGATGCAGACCGGAGATCTTCCTACAGAGCAGGAGCTGGAGGCCTCAGTTGTAGAGGCCTCAAAACGGCTTAAGACGATCGTTGGACGGATTCACTCCATTAACCCGGATGCGCGCCTCGTATATATCGGACTCTACAATCCCTTTTCTGATCTGAAAGATATGCGGGAGATTGGCAATCAAGCCGTAGCAAGGTGGAACCGTGTGGCCTTGGATATAGTGAATGGGGTAGCCGGAGCCAATGTCACACCTACCTATGATCTGTTTGTAAACAACCTATCTGTATATATTTCAGGTGATCATTTTCACCCGAATGGAGACGGCTATCAGCAAATTGCTGAACGTATCGTACAAGGGTTAGATTAA
- a CDS encoding ABC transporter permease produces the protein MSSVLPLIKNETIKMIKKKRFLVVILVLLVLVPMFTYAQMKSAENNRSKFGADWRRELQQAITDNQNSLSSDRVPDEWKKYRQIYIQQMKYYLDHDVNPKEPGGVTFTREFMNNAASLFIPLLIMGVGADIVSSERIGGTIKMLLTRPVRRWKVLLSKLITLIMFVSLIVVSAFVICYLISGLVFGYQGFDMPVFTGFQLSGSDMDISGVHSVPQWLYLFMQLGLIWFVSVVVSLLAFMVSVLVRSTAASIVIMMAALIAGSILSNMASAWESAKYLFMVNLNLTDYLAGSPAPIEGMTLGFSLAVLAVWGAASLVVSFTVFTKQDILN, from the coding sequence TTGAGTAGTGTTCTGCCGTTAATCAAAAATGAAACGATCAAAATGATCAAGAAAAAACGATTTCTTGTTGTAATTCTTGTCCTGCTGGTCCTGGTGCCGATGTTCACATACGCTCAGATGAAGTCTGCGGAGAACAACAGAAGCAAGTTCGGGGCGGATTGGCGCAGAGAGCTGCAGCAGGCAATTACGGATAACCAGAATTCACTTAGCAGCGACCGTGTCCCTGATGAATGGAAAAAATACCGTCAGATCTATATTCAGCAGATGAAATATTATCTTGATCATGACGTGAATCCTAAGGAACCCGGAGGGGTGACTTTTACTCGCGAATTTATGAATAATGCCGCCTCCCTGTTCATCCCGCTTCTGATTATGGGGGTTGGAGCAGACATCGTATCTTCTGAGCGGATAGGTGGGACCATTAAAATGCTGCTTACACGCCCGGTTAGAAGATGGAAGGTGCTCCTTAGCAAGCTGATTACCTTGATTATGTTCGTATCTCTGATCGTAGTTTCAGCTTTTGTGATATGCTATTTGATCTCGGGGCTTGTATTCGGTTATCAAGGGTTTGATATGCCAGTGTTCACGGGCTTTCAGCTGAGCGGCTCCGATATGGATATTTCCGGCGTGCATTCCGTGCCGCAATGGCTGTACCTGTTCATGCAGCTCGGGCTGATCTGGTTTGTGAGCGTCGTCGTATCCTTGCTGGCCTTCATGGTATCGGTTCTGGTGCGCAGTACGGCTGCAAGCATTGTCATAATGATGGCAGCTCTCATTGCGGGAAGCATTCTATCGAATATGGCGTCTGCTTGGGAAAGCGCCAAGTATCTGTTCATGGTTAATTTGAATTTGACTGATTATCTGGCAGGCTCACCGGCCCCTATAGAGGGGATGACGCTTGGATTTTCACTGGCGGTGCTTGCAGTTTGGGGGGCAGCTTCGCTCGTAGTTTCATTCACTGTCTTTACGAAACAGGATATATTGAATTAA